GATCTACAGGAAAGTAGCACCAGTTCTATTACACTTAGTTGAAGACTGCTCTCTACAGGCCGAGTTACACCACAGTTTAGTGTAAATTTCTGAAATATCTGTTTGCAGTGTGTTTAATTGAAGTGTGTTTATATTAGTGTTAATTTGATTATTATGGCAGACAtcaaaagacagacagacagacagacaggttgaatcaaaaccaaacaaaactaaacacaaGGAACTCTGAGAAACTAAACAGCTTGAAAATGAAGGGGAACTATTTTAAGTTAGcaagtttaatttaagtttaattATAAGTTAGTGCTTTACAAATACAGAGAAAAGAggttttaattctttaaatgagaagtgtgaAGATAATTAGCTGCCATGACaactgaaaaacacaaacaaacaagcaagcaaaaaaGTAGAGGGAAAAGTAAAGCATAGAGAACATTCAAAGGGACAAAAACATGTTGGTAATCAAACTTCAGATAAAacatgtagaaccctacaacagagggtTTCCCTATAGTAGAACTGGTTTAGAGTAGACCCTTTTAGAAGGGTAAGAACCCTTAACAATGCAAtgaacctttaaagaacccatCAAATACAGAGACAGTTACATGTTAAACTTCTGACAGGTTCTAGATATTTAGAAGAAAATAACGAGCAATAATCTGGAGTTTGTATCACACACTGAGCCAGTCGCAAAAGGATTCATTgaataattaagggttctttaaaaaaacagttgTCCCCAATTAGGTAAAACTTGTCTAGCATTTACCATTTAGCtaaactctctcttttttttttttcatgggtAGAATCCtttaaggattttaaaatctCTTAATTATCCAAAGTACCATTAAAAAGAACACCtgtggaacctttttttttttaggagtgtATGTATTAACTGTGTAGATGTATGTGGTCCTCAAAAttattgctcttttttttttcttaataccTAGAACCTGTGAGGAATTTAAAGTTTAGTTATCTTGGCACTTGACACACTCTTGGTACAATCCGTTCATGTGGAGAGTCAAATTCATGAACAAAAAATAAGGACTTTTCTGGATCTTTCTGCAGATGATCTCATCATCTCTGTTCTGTTCTTAGTTCATCCTCCTCATGTACTTTAGTGGTTCTTAAGTAATATAGTCAGAAGATTAATTCAAAACTCCCCACTTTTTTGGTTAAAGTGGTACATTCTTGTCAGTTGTTAATGCAGTTGGAATGTACTACTGACCCTCCACATAGGGGGGGGACTGTCCATGAGGGATTATTGTAGTAGGATTGTATAAAAGTCTGAGTTAATCTGGCAGTACAGACTGAATGGTCTGAGACCACACGCTGGATTATGGATAAATAAAACTCatagcaaaataaatgaatttttttttgtaaaaggaaaaatcaacaaaggaaaCATGACACAGAAAAAGGTAAAACTCATTTTTGCTAATATATCTTCAAATACAGATTTTCTAATCAAAATATTAtagaatgtgaaaaatgtcagcTTTGCTATAATAGAAAGCTATAAATGTTGAGAAAGgaacaaaaatgtataatttaacGAAATGTTGATTTTACTACTCAtacttattgttttgtttgtttctttatgtACCAAAATGTGCAAAGTTTTATCAGGTTAACGCTGAGAAAAATGAAGTAGTTTCGACCTCATAGAACAAAATACTGTACAGAGATGTGCAGAAATCAAACCTGGTCGGTTTCTACTGTTTTAAAAGCATAATCCTgttttttctaaatatatttgATAAATATGTGAGGGTATATCAGAATTATTATAATAAGATCTGAGTAATAACCAGACTGCAGTGTGAACAGACTGAACAATGtggaaaatattatatttattgttttgtttatattcaGTAGGATATGATGCAGAGACTGTACTGAGATTAATAGTCTAAGAGCTGAATAAAAGGAAATATTATGGGGCAGAACATGAcctaatttaaatgaaattaatttaataggTGATGATTGTTCTggaagttattttattttatcaagaCACTTATTTTGATAAAAGTACAGCATCAGATTTTAAATAGTTTACAGTTAAAGTGTTTGTGCATTTAAATAAGTGTGTTATAAATTATTAGaactttacatttatacattgtTAGAAATGTATGCTTAATAAATGATTAGAACTTTACACTTAATAAATGATTAGAACTTTACAGTTAATAAATTATAAGAACTTTACAGTTAATAAATTCTCAGAATGTTACACTTGTACATTGTTAGAACTTTACAATTGCACATTGTTAGAACTTTACACTTAATAAAGTAGCAAAATTGTATGTTTACACATGGTGGACATTTACACTTACATAGTGTTAGAactttacattaaataaattattagacttTTAGTTATACATTGTTAAAACGTTTACGTAACTACAAGTTATTTGAactttacatttaataaattattagaaCTGTACACTTGTACATTATTAGAAGTtataagatatttatttatttattttaaaggtatCACCCGCAGTCACGACTGTAGCTGGAAATTTGCCTCCAAGCTACGAAGAGGCCAACGCGGGTAAGAAACTTCTACTACAATTCTAATTCtaatccatccatatatccagtttctgtaccacttatcctacacagggtcataggTTCTAATGCTAATTATTTCTATTATAGTTTTTGCTATTATTGGATCAAATAACTATTAAAAAAGCCACTGAAAATGATTATTTCTGAACCTGATCAATgtttatactttaaaaaaaatgtgaaataaatgaatgaatgtgaaatTTAAAAACTTGTTATTAATAATTCCACAAAATTTCTATAACAGAGTGTTCCGGTTCATCATATAACTATAACATTATATGCATTCAACTCTATGCATCAATCttctgttaataattaaaatcattattGATGAGAGCTGATATTAAAATAGCATCTGCTAagtaaatgggaaaaaaatcgTATTAgttctatttttttcctttttgtttttctattaaTGATTTGTAATGAGTTTATTTTTCCTTTGCCCACaacttttatgcaaatttttcaAGAATGCCTTAtttaaaagagattttttttctgctttttaatAAATCCATCAAATGAAATtaactgttcattttttttttataacaaggAAAGTACTGTATGGAGTTATACAATTCAAAAGGAATTGCAAGGACTGTAGtgctgaaataaattaaaataaattgtaaacataataattaaatatgctTGCTCTTATCTGCAGGATGTCCTGGTTACTGTTACAATGATGGCGCATTTCTGTGGGACGATAAAAACATCAGACGTGTTTTCATGCAAAAGGTACCGATTATTATAAAGATATTATGACTgggggaaataaaataaataatatgataataaaaaatgtttgatttttcacatttgttctttctttctgtttattttaaaataattttatagaAATACATCCACTAAATAATATAACCATCTTCATAGATTCCTTAGAAATATAACCTTCTTCATTTGATATATTTGATtaaatttcaattaaattaaatttattaaatatattttaataaaaaattttttgcatgtttattttctgCTTTAATGAGAACTGATTCATTCTAAGTAAATTTCAGCTCTGTGGATCACTTTCACAATACTGGACATAATAACAgctatttcaataaaattatatttttaacactAGACATTGTGAACAATTGAgttcatgtttttttggggttttttttacatttatttatttttcaggttTATTCGATTCTGATGCTGCAGCTGTTTGTCACTCTGTCTATTGTGTCTCTATTCACCTTTTAGTGAGTAACCGCTGTATTTAATTatgcttttaatttgttttatttttattcattcttttgtcTTATCATCATTAACATTGACATTGTTTATAATAACATCAGAGATTTAAATCATGAACATAAATCATGTGTGAAAGTCGAACTGTTcattgcttttaaatgaaatgaacttTGTTGTTTAATGTAGTGAACCGGTGAGGTTTTATATTCAGACTCATCCTGGGCTTTACTCCACAACCAGGTAATAAACAACGTTAAACTGAATTACTATACAACAATtcataataatgttaaaaatgacattttgtacatatttatatgtttatatatatttttgcagcCTCCTGTTTCTTGTCACCTATTTGATGTTGGCTTGCTGTGGAGATTTAAGGTAAATCTTAttatacaacaacaacagcaacaacaacaacaacagcaacaacaacaacaacagcaataataatgataataataataataataataataataataatgtttttacagAGATCCCTATTTCgatttaaaatacaatataacCTGCACAATTTAAATCTGCAAAAAGAACTAATATAATTGAACTCTTATATGTTAGAAGTAGCTTTTTTCAGACAAAAGTTAAagaggttttaaaaaattattccaTATTAAATCTAGCATTatcataatattttatatgctatataaatatatcataaaATTTTAACCACTGAGTATTGAGTGTGTTCGaaatattaaacaaaagcattttttattctaaaatgtaaaaaaaaattttttaatccaattctataatgtataaattatttaataatctggtgcctaatttgcatatttgaatatattttaaaataaaagtgatCAAACCTTGTACATCAACACAagatttgatcatttttcaaCAACACGGAGtgtatattttatgtgtgtttcaGGAGGCAGTTTCCCTGGAATCTCATTCTGCTCTCTGTCTTTGTGAGTATCTGTAAACAACGATCAGAGCATCATGTTTACAATGATTTTCTGTTTGTTCCTGTTtagtttttgctttgtttgattttttttcttcgtttctTCTGAAGACACTCTGCATGGCTTTCATGCTGGGTTTTGTTTCCAGGTAAATTTCTATTTATTCATGAAGTAATAATGATATTAGTATAATAATGATACTAGAGCGTTCTGTCGGTCTTTACAGCTACTACAACACAAGGTCAGTGATTGTGTGTCTCGGCATCAcggctgtggtgtgtgtgtgcgtcaccGTCTTCAGCTTTCACACGAAGGTGAGTCAGTAATGCGTACGAATATTTACTAGCGAAACTCTTTAATTCtagtcatttattttacaaactaaCACTAGAAATATCGCTCTAACTGCAGAGACGGATTTTGTGTGGgtgaatatatttttgaaatgtCACTGGGAGACATCTTAAATAAGGAGTGGACATGtcatattttttgttgtttttttcactatCCTGACACACTGTACCAGCGTAGGAGTTCAGcaagaaaaatacacaaacgTCAAGAAATTATTACAGCTCAGTCTTCCCTTGCAAGGAGCATTCCTTTAGCTTTTAGTCACTTATGTGACACATACGTTAttgacataataaaatgtttaaatgttgcaATTCTTAACCTACCCACCTTATTCCTGAAGCTAACCCCGGAGACACCGTAATGGGTGAAACGTCCGGTATCTATTCCGGAAGTTAGAGTAGTAGCGAtcttttactttgttttgttcCTCGTTAGTTTTGAATACATGCTGTAGTATAATTGTTTGGattgtaaaaatgtcattaaaggGTTTTGAGAGAACTTGTGCCATTCGCTGCTGCACTAACAATCAGGCTAAGCTAAACCAATGGCAGAAACAGGAGTGTTATGAATACAAGCACATTTATACACCAACATTTTCACCGTCTGCAAAAGGAGGACGAACATAGCTGAAGAATCTTAAAGAAACTTAAAGAACACCTCCAAAAACTCTGTATGTGTGATCATTTCACTTATTAGCATAACCGCTAACTTTGCGGATGCCGACCAGATGACAATTAACCGGAAGTCACGCCCATTGTCTGTGCAAGGAATCACGGGAAGCAGGAATAAGGTAGATAAATCTGGAATAAAAATATGTAGCGTGGTGAAGGCTCAGGGTTGCAGAAGATTCAATATGTCTGCAGTAATTTGAAATACATCGTTTTTACTACAAGCGCTACTTGAGTGTTAACAGCGCCTCCTGGTGGCAGATATTCACCCtttaataaaatagaatatgaatcggaataataataataatatgggtTGTAggtttgttcattttatattaattaagtCAAAAGAAAAAGTACAAGCCCTGCCCCCGACTCCATCCATAACCCTGCCCCGACCCTAAACTTAATATTTATAGCTTTTTATTACAAACTTGCAAGTGACACCATGTTAAAAACATCTTTTTTAGGGTTTTATTCAGCATAACTTGTTCTCTACAGGTGGACATCACATCGTTCCAGGGCCTTCTGCTGAACCTCTGCCTGCTGCTGCTGGTCTGCACTCTCGTCCTGGGATTGGTCGTCCCCTTTGGATTTGTaagtctaaaaataaaactaggCCACAACATGTAAATTCCATTgagcttgcacacacacacacacacacacacacacgtgctgcAGTCTTCATACAGAAAACAACTTACACTAACAATCACAACATGCTTTACACATTCAGTACACggatctttattttttaaaaaagaagaaagatagTGTGGGTGGTGAGACAGGTACAGAGAcaggtatatactgtatatgtactaAATGAtccaggtgtgtgagtgtggtcaGTGAGACAGGTACAGATAGATGACAGGTGTGTGTTCCTTTCACCGCAGGTTCCGTGGTTACACACACTCTACGGGATTTTAGGCGCCGTCACTTTCACCATGGTGAGAAATAAACAACCTATGTGTTAAGTGTTACATAAtcagtgtttattgtgtgtgtgtgtgtgtgtgtgtgtgtgtgtgtgtgtgtgtgtgtgcctgcctATCCTTCTATAAGTATATCTGTGGTCTATCTGTATAGCTGTAaatatacctgtctgtctgtctgtctgtatatttacctgtctgtctacctataactttctgtctgtctgtatat
This window of the Ictalurus furcatus strain D&B chromosome 21, Billie_1.0, whole genome shotgun sequence genome carries:
- the faim2b gene encoding fas apoptotic inhibitory molecule 2b, with the translated sequence MTQKKVSPAVTTVAGNLPPSYEEANAGCPGYCYNDGAFLWDDKNIRRVFMQKVYSILMLQLFVTLSIVSLFTFYEPVRFYIQTHPGLYSTTSLLFLVTYLMLACCGDLRRQFPWNLILLSVFTLCMAFMLGFVSSYYNTRSVIVCLGITAVVCVCVTVFSFHTKVDITSFQGLLLNLCLLLLVCTLVLGLVVPFGFVPWLHTLYGILGAVTFTMFLAFDTQLLMGNRQYAVSPEEYVFAALTLYLDIVYIFTHILQLFGDSNE